In a genomic window of Carassius carassius chromosome 43, fCarCar2.1, whole genome shotgun sequence:
- the LOC132125308 gene encoding leucine-rich repeat-containing protein 10B, with product MGNSSQKEAQDEGGEEKEKKVKEKGDEGEEEEEVAEEEEEEEEVLEDEELPLGVDDLLASGDPVLDLSYYKFRRLPRQVLDLEYLEKLYVCGNRLRNIPKGITRLQGLRTLALDFNKLDDVPLSVCQLTNLTCLYLGSNRLMCLPPEVSNLQNLRCLWVESNYFQHFPKQLYDLPNLRSLQIGDNRLRTLPSDLCRMESLRGLWLYGNRFQEFPRVLLKMEQLEILDMDRNRISEFPNLHHLPALRLFSYDHNPVKEPPRVGGEVLIVGEGAEEVLQARERRREAKERAEKEAEEAAAAAAAAASPVIHGILKKLRINSALNLAAAKGKEINEPDSSTTPTGDENEPQNNDEGAESERQGVAFEEAELGYDDDGLEYEREELICEGEVYEGYEGAELEYERAEMDYEYEGEEQEQP from the coding sequence ATGGGCAACTCATCACAAAAAGAGGCCCAGGACGAAGGAGgagaagaaaaggagaaaaaggTTAAAGAGAAGGGAGATGaaggtgaggaggaggaggaagtggctgaagaagaagaagaagaagaggaggtcCTGGAGGACGAGGAGCTGCCGCTTGGAGTAGACGATCTCTTGGCGAGTGGAGATCCGGTGTTGGATCTGAGCTACTACAAGTTCCGTCGCCTTCCTCGTCAAGTCCTAGATCTGGAGTACTTGGAGAAGCTCTACGTCTGTGGAAACCGTCTCCGCAACATTCCTAAGGGTATCACGCGGCTGCAGGGTTTGCGTACCCTGGCGCTCGACTTCAATAAGCTTGATGACGTTCCTCTCTCGGTGTGCCAGTTGACTAATCTCACGTGTCTTTACCTGGGAAGCAACCGGCTGATGTGCCTCCCACCGGAAGTGAGCAACCTGCAGAACTTACGTTGCCTGTGGGTGGAGAGCAACTACTTCCAGCATTTCCCCAAGCAGTTATACGACCTTCCCAATTTGCGCTCACTGCAGATCGGGGACAACCGCCTGCGCACCCTTCCCTCGGACCTATGCCGCATGGAGTCCCTGAGAGGGCTCTGGCTGTACGGTAATCGCTTTCAGGAGTTTCCGCGAGTGCTACTCAAGATGGAGCAGCTGGAGATTCTGGACATGGACCGCAATCGGATATCAGAGTTCCCAAACTTGCATCATCTACCGGCGCTGCGACTCTTCTCCTATGACCACAACCCTGTGAAGGAGCCACCGCGTGTTGGGGGGGAGGTGCTTATCGTCGGGGAGGGGGCTGAGGAGGTGTTGCAGGctagagagagaaggagagaggcaAAAGAACGAGCGGAAAAGGAAGCAGAGGAGGCGGCGGCTGCGGCGGCGGCAGCAGCAAGTCCGGTCATTCACGGAATACTCAAGAAACTCCGGATTAACTCCGCCCTTAACTTGGCAGCTGCTAAGGGGAAGGAAATAAATGAGCCGGATTCATCAACAACCCCAACTGGGGATGAGAACGAACCACAAAATAATGATGAAGGGGCGGAGTCTGAGAGACAAGGTGTGGCGTTTGAGGAGGCGGAGCTTGGTTATGATGATGATGGTCTGGAATATGAAAGGGAGGAGCTAATCTGCGAGGGGGAGGTGTATGAAGGCTATGAGGGGGCGGAGTTAGAGTATGAGAGAGCTGAAATGGACTATGAATATGAAGGGGAGGAGCAAGAACAACCTTGA